The following coding sequences lie in one Bordetella genomosp. 9 genomic window:
- the tssC gene encoding type VI secretion system contractile sheath large subunit → MTAMAERAPSRADAALEADDLSALLKKEFKPKTEQAREAVEHAVRTLAHQALENSGVAVSSDAYRTIQAIIAEIDRKMSEQINLIMHHAEFQQLEGAWRGLHYLVSNTETDELLKIKVMCVSKQELGRTLKRHKGVGWDQSPIFKRVYEEEYGQFGGEPIGCLVGDYYFDHSPPDVELLGEMARIAAAAHCPFIAGASPSVMQMDSWQELANPRDLTKIFTNTEYAAWRSLRESEDSRYLGLAMPRFLARLPYGARTNPVDEFDFEEDTDGANHDRYTWANSAYAMAANINRSFKLYGWCTSIRGVESGGAVENLPCHTFPTDDGGVDMKCPTEIAISDRREAELAKNGFMPLVHRKNSDFAAFIGAQSLQKPHDYYDADAAANAKLSARLPYLFACCRFAHYLKCIVRDKIGSFRERNDMERWLNDWIMNYVDGDPVNSSQETKARKPLAAAEVQVQEVEDNPGYYAAKFFLRPHYQLEGLTVSLRLVSKLPSLKQNEG, encoded by the coding sequence ATGACCGCCATGGCCGAACGCGCGCCGAGCCGCGCCGACGCAGCGCTGGAAGCGGACGACCTGTCCGCCTTGCTGAAAAAGGAGTTCAAGCCCAAGACCGAGCAGGCGCGTGAAGCGGTGGAGCATGCCGTGCGCACGCTGGCGCACCAGGCGCTGGAGAACAGCGGCGTCGCCGTGTCCTCGGACGCCTATCGCACCATCCAGGCCATCATCGCGGAAATCGACCGCAAGATGTCCGAGCAGATCAACCTGATCATGCACCACGCCGAATTCCAGCAACTGGAAGGCGCATGGCGCGGCCTGCATTACCTGGTCTCCAACACCGAGACCGACGAGCTGCTCAAGATCAAGGTGATGTGCGTGTCCAAGCAGGAGCTCGGGCGCACGCTCAAACGTCACAAAGGCGTGGGCTGGGACCAGAGCCCCATCTTCAAGCGCGTCTACGAAGAGGAATACGGCCAGTTCGGCGGCGAGCCGATCGGCTGCCTGGTGGGCGACTACTATTTCGACCATAGCCCGCCGGACGTCGAGCTGCTGGGCGAGATGGCGCGCATCGCCGCCGCGGCGCACTGCCCGTTCATCGCGGGGGCCTCGCCCAGCGTCATGCAGATGGACTCCTGGCAGGAACTGGCCAATCCGCGCGACCTGACCAAGATCTTCACCAACACCGAATACGCCGCCTGGCGCAGCCTGCGCGAATCCGAGGACTCGCGCTACCTCGGGCTGGCAATGCCGCGCTTCCTGGCGCGCCTGCCCTATGGGGCGCGCACCAACCCGGTGGACGAATTCGACTTCGAGGAAGACACCGACGGCGCCAATCACGACCGCTACACCTGGGCGAACTCGGCGTACGCCATGGCCGCCAACATCAACCGGTCCTTCAAGCTGTACGGCTGGTGCACCTCCATCCGCGGCGTCGAATCGGGCGGCGCGGTGGAGAACCTGCCGTGCCACACCTTTCCGACCGACGACGGCGGGGTCGACATGAAGTGCCCGACCGAAATCGCCATCAGCGACCGGCGCGAGGCCGAGCTGGCCAAGAACGGGTTCATGCCGCTGGTGCATCGGAAGAACTCCGATTTCGCTGCCTTCATCGGCGCGCAGTCGCTGCAGAAGCCGCACGACTACTACGACGCGGACGCCGCCGCCAACGCCAAGCTGTCGGCCCGGCTGCCCTATCTGTTCGCGTGCTGCCGCTTCGCGCATTACCTGAAATGCATCGTGCGCGACAAGATCGGCTCCTTCCGCGAGCGCAACGATATGGAGCGCTGGCTGAACGACTGGATCATGAACTACGTGGACGGCGATCCCGTGAACTCGTCTCAGGAGACCAAGGCGCGCAAGCCGCTGGCCGCCGCCGAGGTCCAGGTGCAGGAGGTGGAGGACAACCCCGGCTATTACGCAGCGAAGTTCTTCCTGCGGCCGCACTACCAGCTGGAGGGGCTGACGGTTTCGCTGCGGCTCGTATCGAAACTGCCTTCGCTCAAGCAGAACGAAGGCTGA
- a CDS encoding Hcp family type VI secretion system effector — protein MKIDGANGESKDANHKDWSDVLSFSWGATQPGNLSSGGGLGAGKASFNDLHVVARIDKAAPAVMKHCASGKHLSMVQLSMCKAGGSQVEYSKITLEDVLVSSVQLTGDGGSESGVIVNYAFQAAKVKQQYWEQTDQGGKGAETLVAWDIKQNKEVG, from the coding sequence ATGAAGATCGACGGAGCCAATGGCGAGTCGAAGGACGCCAATCACAAGGATTGGAGCGACGTGCTGTCGTTTTCGTGGGGCGCCACGCAACCGGGCAATCTTTCGAGCGGCGGCGGCCTGGGCGCGGGCAAGGCCAGCTTCAACGACCTGCACGTGGTCGCGCGCATCGACAAGGCAGCCCCGGCGGTGATGAAGCACTGCGCCAGCGGCAAGCACCTGAGCATGGTGCAGCTGTCCATGTGCAAGGCCGGCGGATCGCAGGTCGAGTATTCCAAGATCACCCTGGAGGACGTGCTGGTGTCTTCCGTGCAACTGACCGGCGACGGCGGCTCGGAGTCGGGCGTCATCGTCAACTACGCCTTCCAGGCGGCCAAGGTGAAGCAGCAGTACTGGGAGCAGACCGACCAGGGCGGCAAGGGCGCCGAAACCCTGGTGGCCTGGGACATCAAGCAGAACAAGGAAGTCGGCTGA
- a CDS encoding type VI secretion system accessory protein TagJ, producing MTTGGFALRSGSLAQHLDAVSAQIRRHPGDADLRARLFQLLAVQGEWERAAEQIRLCAELNPQSAPMALTYDRAIAAERRRETVLAGQAEPHVPGPRPAWLDMLLDALRHDADAPTAASELRGRAFDAAQTAAGTLSCAGYETPAAFNWIADGDSRLGPVFEFIQDANYAWLPFSHVRQVRLLPPEGLSDVLWAQAEATLADGRVLHVLVPARYPAPSGVRTADQEEAVKLGRLTQWTPLHDDTYAGVGQKMWVTDQGEYGLLDIRLLELA from the coding sequence ATGACGACCGGCGGCTTTGCCCTGCGCTCGGGCAGCCTGGCGCAGCACCTGGACGCGGTCTCCGCGCAGATCCGCCGCCATCCCGGCGACGCGGATCTGCGCGCGCGGCTGTTCCAGCTGCTGGCCGTGCAGGGCGAATGGGAGCGCGCGGCGGAACAGATCCGCCTGTGCGCCGAACTGAATCCGCAGTCGGCGCCCATGGCGCTGACGTACGACCGCGCCATCGCCGCCGAGCGGCGGCGCGAGACCGTGCTGGCCGGCCAGGCCGAGCCGCACGTTCCGGGACCGCGGCCGGCCTGGCTCGACATGCTGCTGGATGCGCTGCGGCATGACGCGGACGCGCCGACGGCGGCCAGCGAGTTACGGGGCCGCGCGTTCGACGCGGCCCAAACCGCCGCGGGGACGCTGTCCTGCGCGGGATACGAGACGCCAGCGGCGTTCAACTGGATCGCCGACGGCGATAGCCGTCTCGGTCCCGTCTTCGAATTCATCCAGGACGCGAACTATGCCTGGCTGCCCTTCTCGCACGTGCGGCAGGTGCGCCTGCTCCCGCCCGAAGGCCTGAGCGATGTGCTGTGGGCGCAGGCGGAAGCGACCCTGGCCGATGGGCGCGTCCTGCACGTGCTCGTGCCGGCCCGCTATCCGGCCCCGTCCGGCGTGCGTACGGCCGACCAGGAAGAGGCCGTGAAGCTCGGCCGCCTGACGCAGTGGACGCCGCTGCATGACGATACCTATGCCGGCGTGGGCCAGAAGATGTGGGTGACGGACCAGGGCGAGTACGGGCTGCTGGATATCCGCTTGCTGGAGCTTG